One genomic region from Marinobacter szutsaonensis encodes:
- a CDS encoding alpha/beta hydrolase has translation MHWILLRGLTREQAHWGDFPVALQSAFPAHRFHAVDLPGTGVHYRQDSPDSIEGIRRQVCRQVSHIPRPFGIIALSMGGMVALDWAQNAELGEIQQLVMINTSSGFSPPWQRMRPVAWPRVLRLLSRRELFDRERDLLHLTSNRPVPLDLAKRWYSIQRQRPVSLANAFNQLRAAARFTPAPHRPLPDALLLASRGDRIVHFKCSEALESRWQWTLKLHPDAGHDLPLDEPGWILEQIRTWLPRS, from the coding sequence ATGCACTGGATACTGTTGCGGGGACTGACACGGGAGCAGGCGCACTGGGGTGATTTCCCGGTGGCGTTGCAATCCGCGTTTCCCGCGCATCGATTCCACGCGGTTGACCTTCCCGGTACCGGTGTCCATTACCGGCAGGACAGCCCCGATTCTATTGAAGGTATCCGCCGGCAGGTTTGTCGGCAGGTGAGTCACATTCCCCGGCCTTTCGGCATCATCGCCCTGTCCATGGGCGGCATGGTGGCATTGGACTGGGCCCAGAACGCGGAGCTCGGGGAAATCCAGCAACTGGTGATGATCAATACCAGTTCCGGGTTCAGTCCGCCCTGGCAACGGATGCGGCCGGTGGCCTGGCCCCGGGTACTTCGGTTGCTCTCACGCCGGGAGCTGTTTGACCGGGAGCGTGATCTGTTGCACCTGACCTCCAACCGGCCGGTGCCGCTGGATCTGGCCAAACGCTGGTACAGTATCCAGCGCCAGCGGCCGGTCAGCCTGGCCAATGCCTTCAATCAGCTGCGGGCCGCGGCCCGCTTTACCCCGGCGCCCCATCGACCGCTACCGGATGCCCTGCTGCTGGCCAGTCGGGGGGATCGCATTGTGCACTTCAAATGCAGCGAAGCCCTCGAATCCCGCTGGCAATGGACTCTCAAACTGCACCCCGACGCCGGTCATGACCTTCCTCTGGACGAACCCGGGTGGATACTGGAGCAGATCCGGACCTGGCTGCCACGGAGCTAG
- a CDS encoding M14 family zinc carboxypeptidase has translation MTELRDLTPHTAIADEQTQRGQRQRRQLRTFLPEMTALERMLAEAPAQVESHVVDHVALDDLQLPIYRIDIGSPRPEAPAVLLVGGVHGLERIGSQVVMAWLEGVLKRLAWDEQLAALLERVHVTVLPILNPGGMYLNQRSNPSGVDLMRNAPITAQDRSAFLLGGQRLSRRLPWYTGDPEQGMEVENQALETVIRELLPGRSFSVALDCHSGFGWQDQIWFPYAYRRRPMRRIASVMALKLIWEQAYPNHDYRFEPQSRHYLTHGDLWDYFYKQINRDNPGVFLPLTLEMGSWRWIRKRPRQLFRLDGLFNPLVPHRHKRVLRTHLTWIDFLLNAAASHRNWLPEQEQEAMLREAAIMHWYRDSI, from the coding sequence ATGACCGAATTACGTGATCTGACTCCCCATACGGCGATTGCCGATGAGCAAACGCAGCGGGGGCAGCGACAGCGGAGGCAGCTGAGAACCTTCCTGCCCGAGATGACGGCACTGGAGCGGATGCTGGCGGAGGCACCGGCGCAGGTCGAGAGCCATGTGGTCGATCATGTCGCCCTGGACGATCTGCAATTGCCGATTTACCGGATTGATATTGGTTCGCCAAGACCGGAGGCCCCGGCGGTATTGCTCGTTGGTGGCGTGCACGGGCTGGAGCGGATCGGATCCCAGGTGGTCATGGCCTGGCTGGAGGGCGTGCTGAAAAGGCTGGCCTGGGATGAACAGCTGGCGGCGCTGCTGGAACGGGTTCACGTGACGGTACTGCCGATTCTCAACCCCGGCGGTATGTACCTGAATCAACGTAGCAACCCCAGCGGGGTGGACCTGATGCGGAACGCGCCGATCACGGCCCAGGATCGCAGCGCGTTCCTGTTGGGTGGCCAGCGATTGTCACGCAGGCTCCCTTGGTACACCGGCGATCCGGAGCAGGGCATGGAGGTGGAGAATCAGGCCCTGGAAACCGTCATCCGGGAACTGCTGCCGGGACGATCGTTCAGTGTTGCTCTGGATTGCCACAGTGGCTTCGGCTGGCAGGACCAGATCTGGTTTCCCTACGCCTACCGCCGTCGGCCCATGCGTCGGATAGCGTCGGTGATGGCCCTGAAGCTGATCTGGGAGCAGGCCTATCCCAATCATGATTACAGGTTCGAGCCCCAATCACGCCATTACCTGACCCATGGTGATCTCTGGGACTACTTCTACAAGCAGATCAACCGGGACAATCCGGGCGTGTTCCTGCCCCTGACCCTGGAGATGGGATCCTGGCGCTGGATTCGCAAGCGCCCGCGTCAGCTGTTCCGGCTCGATGGCCTGTTCAACCCACTGGTGCCCCATCGCCACAAGCGCGTGTTACGCACCCACCTTACCTGGATCGATTTTTTGCTCAACGCCGCCGCCAGTCACCGGAACTGGTTGCCGGAACAGGAGCAGGAGGCCATGCTGAGGGAAGCGGCGATCATGCATTGGTACCGGGATTCGATCTGA
- a CDS encoding ABC transporter substrate-binding protein, giving the protein MKKLTSAALLCAAAIPGMAQASQCGEVSITEMNWASNTVVTNVAKFIMEQGYGCDVTIVPSDTVPAVTSVAENGEPDIVTELWLNSAGEAYLRLEEQGKVERLGKVLEPGGVEGWWIPTYLAEKHPELTTIEGVMANPELVGGRFNNCPDGWGCRVVSDNLIRALDLEESGIDVFNHGSGETLASSMASAVQNEEPWFGYYWGPTVPLGKYDMTRVELGEYKPEVHKKNQTADAENPGVSEFPAATILTSVTTDFQEREPEVAEMLSQLTFQTSTMSSILAWMDANNASGEEAAVYYLSNNSDEWSTWLNDSARKNLAAILDN; this is encoded by the coding sequence ATGAAGAAGCTTACTTCTGCCGCGCTCCTGTGTGCGGCGGCAATCCCAGGCATGGCCCAGGCCAGCCAGTGTGGAGAGGTATCCATCACCGAGATGAACTGGGCCTCCAACACGGTGGTTACCAACGTGGCCAAATTCATCATGGAGCAAGGGTATGGCTGCGATGTCACCATTGTCCCCTCCGATACCGTACCGGCCGTCACTTCGGTCGCTGAAAACGGTGAGCCGGACATTGTCACCGAGTTGTGGCTGAACTCCGCCGGCGAGGCCTACCTGCGCCTGGAAGAACAGGGCAAGGTTGAGCGCCTGGGCAAGGTGCTGGAACCGGGCGGTGTTGAAGGCTGGTGGATCCCTACCTACCTGGCGGAGAAGCACCCGGAGCTCACCACCATCGAAGGCGTGATGGCCAACCCGGAACTGGTCGGCGGTCGTTTCAACAACTGTCCCGATGGCTGGGGCTGCCGCGTGGTCAGTGACAACCTGATTCGCGCCCTGGACCTTGAAGAATCCGGCATCGACGTCTTCAACCACGGTTCCGGCGAGACCCTGGCCTCGTCCATGGCTTCCGCGGTCCAGAACGAGGAACCCTGGTTCGGCTACTACTGGGGCCCGACCGTACCGCTGGGCAAATACGACATGACCCGGGTGGAGCTGGGCGAGTACAAGCCCGAGGTTCACAAGAAGAACCAGACCGCGGATGCCGAGAATCCCGGCGTTTCCGAGTTCCCGGCGGCCACCATCCTGACCTCGGTGACCACGGACTTTCAGGAGCGTGAGCCGGAAGTCGCGGAGATGCTCAGCCAGCTGACCTTCCAGACCTCGACCATGAGCTCGATCCTGGCCTGGATGGACGCCAACAACGCGTCCGGCGAGGAAGCAGCTGTGTATTATCTGAGCAACAACAGCGACGAGTGGTCCACCTGGCTGAACGACTCGGCCCGGAAGAACCTGGCAGCGATTCTCGATAACTGA
- a CDS encoding ABC transporter permease subunit, whose product MATYDSLFSSLGLEEWCAQGQSDAPMSMAALLAKTKGENTEPESLWDAPFPSMDALNESCAAFPQSRELTKGLEQGFLAIKDSLSLVLDPLTQPLSWFLDGALYAMLNTPWWIVIPLLLAVVYLVTKSWKLMAFVGGSIVLLAFIDHYDYAMQTLAIIFVCAFLCVLLGVPIGIAMARSNTLQRLIIPVLDMLQTLPPFVYLIPLIFLFSVTESKLYGIAIILYAIVPVIRLTNLGIRLVDKDVIEAADAFGMTPRQKLYKVQIPLALPNIMAGVNQTIMMSLAMVVIASLVSAPGLGVLVLRGIRNLELGVGLVSGLGIVILAVILDRVTKASLARINTSQKQ is encoded by the coding sequence ATGGCAACCTATGATTCGTTATTCTCATCACTCGGGCTCGAGGAGTGGTGCGCGCAAGGCCAGAGTGATGCCCCGATGTCGATGGCCGCCCTGCTGGCCAAGACCAAGGGCGAAAACACCGAACCGGAATCGCTCTGGGACGCGCCGTTCCCCTCGATGGATGCGCTCAACGAATCCTGCGCAGCCTTTCCCCAGTCGCGGGAGTTGACGAAAGGGCTGGAGCAGGGGTTTCTGGCCATCAAGGACAGCCTCAGCCTGGTACTCGATCCACTGACCCAGCCACTGAGCTGGTTCCTGGATGGCGCCCTGTACGCCATGCTCAACACCCCCTGGTGGATTGTCATTCCGCTGTTGCTCGCGGTGGTTTACCTGGTCACCAAATCCTGGAAACTGATGGCGTTCGTTGGCGGTAGCATCGTACTGCTGGCGTTCATCGATCACTATGATTACGCCATGCAGACCCTGGCCATTATTTTTGTGTGCGCCTTTTTGTGCGTCTTGCTTGGCGTACCGATCGGGATCGCCATGGCCCGGAGCAACACCCTGCAGCGACTGATCATACCGGTGCTGGACATGCTGCAGACGCTGCCACCATTCGTGTATCTGATTCCGCTGATCTTCCTGTTCAGCGTGACCGAGTCCAAGCTGTATGGCATCGCCATCATCCTCTACGCCATTGTCCCGGTTATCCGCCTGACCAACCTGGGGATCCGGCTGGTGGACAAGGATGTGATCGAGGCGGCCGATGCCTTCGGCATGACGCCACGGCAAAAGCTCTACAAGGTCCAGATCCCCCTGGCCTTGCCGAACATCATGGCCGGGGTTAACCAGACCATCATGATGAGCCTTGCCATGGTGGTGATCGCCTCCCTGGTTTCCGCACCCGGGCTGGGTGTACTGGTCCTGAGGGGTATCCGGAACCTGGAACTGGGTGTTGGCCTGGTGTCCGGCCTGGGCATCGTCATCCTGGCGGTGATCCTCGACCGGGTCACCAAGGCATCGCTCGCGCGCATCAACACATCCCAGAAGCAGTGA
- a CDS encoding betaine/proline/choline family ABC transporter ATP-binding protein (Members of the family are the ATP-binding subunit of ABC transporters for substrates such as betaine, L-proline or other amino acids, choline, carnitine, etc. The substrate specificity is best determined from the substrate-binding subunit, rather than this subunit, as it interacts with the permease subunit and not with substrate directly.), protein MANDIKISIRNLFKIFGPVPDVALEYVRRGMNKADLLEQQNHVLGLRDINVDIRNGEITVIMGLSGSGKSTLIRHLNRLIEPTAGEIRIDGEDVLSYNEEQLRKLRRERMSMVFQKFALLPHKTVLENAGMAKAIRGYTTSDFEADARKWLARVGLDGNENQYPHQLSGGMQQRVGIARALVSDAPIMLMDEAFSALDPLIRSDMQDLLLELQEELHKTIVFITHDLDEALKLADHLVILKEGEVVQQGDPQEILLNPGDPYIVDFISDINRARVLRVRSVMKPGTEAEDNYAGDIFERDNLETVLERSGGDTELSFRVVRDGQQVGSLHMKDLTKALVPTAAATESRQRA, encoded by the coding sequence GTGGCAAACGATATTAAGATTTCGATCAGAAACCTGTTCAAGATCTTCGGTCCGGTTCCCGATGTAGCTCTGGAGTATGTGCGCCGGGGCATGAACAAGGCCGACCTGCTGGAACAGCAGAATCATGTCCTCGGCCTGCGGGACATTAACGTGGATATTCGCAACGGTGAGATCACCGTGATCATGGGCTTGTCCGGGTCCGGAAAATCGACCCTGATCCGCCACCTCAACCGCCTGATCGAGCCGACGGCCGGGGAGATCCGGATCGATGGCGAGGACGTGCTCAGCTACAACGAGGAACAGCTACGCAAGCTCAGACGGGAGCGCATGTCGATGGTGTTCCAGAAGTTCGCCCTGCTCCCGCACAAGACGGTGCTGGAGAATGCTGGCATGGCCAAGGCTATCCGCGGTTACACCACCTCGGATTTCGAGGCTGACGCCCGTAAATGGCTGGCCCGGGTGGGTCTGGACGGCAACGAGAACCAGTACCCCCACCAGTTGTCCGGCGGCATGCAGCAGCGTGTCGGGATTGCCCGGGCGCTGGTTTCCGATGCCCCGATCATGTTGATGGACGAGGCGTTTTCAGCGCTGGACCCGCTGATCCGCTCGGATATGCAGGATCTGCTGCTGGAGTTGCAGGAGGAGCTGCACAAAACCATCGTGTTCATCACCCACGACCTGGACGAGGCACTCAAGCTGGCCGACCACCTGGTCATCCTCAAGGAGGGCGAAGTGGTGCAGCAGGGGGATCCCCAGGAAATCCTCCTCAATCCGGGTGACCCGTACATCGTCGACTTCATTTCCGACATCAACCGGGCCCGGGTATTGCGGGTGCGCTCGGTCATGAAGCCGGGCACGGAGGCCGAAGACAACTACGCGGGCGATATCTTTGAACGGGACAATCTCGAAACCGTGCTGGAACGCTCCGGTGGCGATACCGAGCTGTCCTTCCGCGTGGTCCGGGATGGCCAACAGGTCGGATCCCTGCATATGAAGGACCTGACCAAAGCCCTGGTACCGACGGCGGCAGCAACGGAGTCACGCCAGCGGGCCTGA
- a CDS encoding transporter substrate-binding domain-containing protein codes for MPKVFLLLLTLFLSACSPEEPPRSPTEQIQPAALPGTDTPKPTSPIVVLAADPWCPHNCVSGSASEGYMVDLAREALALAGLELKYVNMSWARALEQAEAGYIDGIIGAFTSDAPGFIFPEESLGTSHIELYTQPEQDWHYQGVDSLRDQTLIALNGYSYSPELDDYIRRNHDNQKRVWILSGPAPLERAIKLILENRSDVLPEDRDVMAWTLRHQLPGVQLRNAGALYETQVYIAFSPASPRSKELADALSRGIRELRTSGRLSEILADYGVSPAD; via the coding sequence ATGCCCAAGGTTTTCCTTCTCCTGCTGACGTTGTTTCTCTCGGCCTGCTCACCGGAAGAGCCACCTCGTTCCCCGACCGAACAGATCCAGCCCGCCGCCTTACCCGGCACAGACACCCCGAAGCCGACAAGCCCGATCGTCGTGCTGGCCGCCGATCCCTGGTGCCCCCACAACTGCGTTTCCGGGTCTGCGTCCGAAGGCTACATGGTGGACCTTGCCCGGGAGGCCCTTGCGTTGGCCGGACTCGAGCTAAAATATGTCAATATGAGTTGGGCGCGGGCACTGGAGCAGGCCGAGGCAGGCTACATCGACGGCATCATCGGAGCATTCACCTCAGATGCTCCGGGCTTCATCTTCCCGGAAGAATCCCTCGGCACCTCCCACATTGAGCTGTACACACAGCCCGAGCAGGACTGGCACTACCAGGGCGTCGACTCCTTGCGGGACCAGACCCTGATTGCCCTGAACGGTTACTCCTATTCGCCCGAACTGGACGACTATATCCGACGTAACCATGACAACCAGAAACGGGTGTGGATTCTCTCGGGGCCGGCGCCCCTGGAGCGTGCCATCAAACTGATTCTGGAGAATCGTTCCGATGTGCTACCCGAAGACCGGGACGTCATGGCCTGGACCCTCCGGCACCAGCTCCCCGGCGTTCAGCTCCGCAACGCCGGCGCACTCTACGAGACACAGGTTTACATTGCCTTCTCCCCCGCCAGCCCCCGCTCGAAGGAGTTGGCCGATGCGCTCAGCCGTGGCATCCGCGAGCTAAGGACATCGGGCCGCCTGTCGGAAATCCTCGCGGACTACGGTGTGTCCCCGGCCGACTGA
- a CDS encoding META domain-containing protein yields MFVRYRTGTAVLVFAGLIGGCAATGTSGAGSQPQSVYHCGQMEIRVAPGEDENLLGIDYRDRRLLLKPARSASGALYVAPGEDQTRFWSKGERATLTIRGETYPECLVPGAVEMPFEARGNEPFWRAVVSGAELRLERPFEKDGVKRLEVEKVVADRHGREFLVRGDDLNVRLTVARQLCQDSLSGAQYPAQARLTVNGQTYNGCGGDPQRLLRGAEWVVEDIAGAGIIDSSRVTIRFLSDNRVAGRGSCNRYTGSYQLTGEGIGVGAIASTRMACAPALMNQENRFLKILGEVSRVQIGREGQLQLITPSGESLTAFQSAGDTP; encoded by the coding sequence ATGTTTGTACGATATCGCACAGGGACAGCCGTTCTGGTCTTCGCCGGATTGATCGGGGGTTGTGCCGCCACCGGGACGTCGGGAGCCGGATCGCAGCCGCAGTCAGTCTATCACTGTGGCCAGATGGAGATCCGGGTCGCCCCTGGAGAAGACGAGAATCTGCTGGGAATCGATTACCGGGATCGTCGATTGCTGCTAAAGCCTGCCAGGAGCGCCTCCGGAGCCCTGTATGTGGCGCCGGGTGAGGATCAGACCCGGTTCTGGAGCAAGGGTGAGCGGGCAACGCTGACCATCCGGGGGGAAACCTACCCGGAGTGCCTGGTGCCCGGGGCGGTGGAGATGCCGTTCGAGGCCAGGGGCAATGAGCCGTTCTGGCGAGCCGTGGTTTCCGGTGCCGAACTCCGACTTGAGCGCCCCTTCGAAAAGGATGGCGTGAAGCGGCTGGAAGTGGAAAAGGTAGTGGCTGACCGCCATGGCCGGGAATTCCTGGTCAGAGGTGACGATCTCAATGTCCGCCTGACCGTGGCCCGCCAGCTGTGCCAAGACAGCCTGTCCGGCGCCCAGTATCCGGCCCAGGCCCGGCTGACGGTGAACGGTCAAACCTACAACGGCTGCGGAGGCGATCCCCAGCGATTGCTCCGGGGCGCCGAGTGGGTCGTCGAGGATATTGCCGGGGCCGGTATTATCGACAGCTCCCGGGTAACCATCCGGTTCCTCTCGGACAACCGGGTTGCAGGGCGCGGATCCTGCAACCGCTATACCGGCAGCTATCAGCTGACCGGCGAAGGCATCGGGGTCGGTGCCATTGCCTCAACCCGGATGGCCTGCGCACCGGCACTGATGAACCAGGAGAACCGTTTCCTGAAAATACTCGGCGAGGTTTCCCGGGTACAGATAGGGCGGGAGGGGCAGCTGCAACTGATCACACCCTCCGGAGAGAGCCTTACCGCGTTTCAGTCGGCCGGGGACACACCGTAG
- a CDS encoding glutathione S-transferase family protein, producing the protein MVGDLIHTTEVAAMPVRLYQFAISHYSEKVRWALDYKGIRYQPVSLLPGQHVKTVRALTGKASSVPVLDHDGEIIQGSSAIIDYLDETFPERPLTPSDPAIREQALAWEQRLDDEAGPAVRCWAYHYLLQRPKLAVPMLAAGTPFYNRILLSLAFSRVDEIMRDWMKINQKTADASQQVLETLLTELADTYQRQPYLAGDHFSRADLTAGALLAPLFQPPQYPVPWPKRHRLLPDMRNTLDQWQEQIEPLARLYREHRQR; encoded by the coding sequence ATGGTAGGTGACCTGATTCATACCACTGAGGTTGCTGCCATGCCCGTCCGGCTCTACCAGTTCGCCATCTCCCATTACAGCGAGAAAGTCCGCTGGGCCCTGGACTACAAGGGTATCCGCTACCAACCGGTGAGCCTGCTGCCCGGCCAGCACGTCAAAACCGTCCGTGCGCTCACCGGCAAGGCTTCCTCGGTCCCGGTCCTGGACCACGATGGCGAGATCATCCAGGGCTCCTCCGCAATCATCGACTACCTGGACGAGACCTTTCCGGAACGCCCGCTAACGCCGTCCGATCCCGCTATCCGGGAGCAGGCCCTGGCCTGGGAACAACGCCTGGATGACGAGGCTGGCCCGGCAGTACGTTGCTGGGCCTATCATTACCTGTTGCAGCGCCCGAAGCTGGCAGTTCCCATGCTGGCTGCCGGCACGCCCTTCTATAACCGCATTCTGCTGAGTCTTGCCTTCAGCCGGGTTGATGAGATCATGCGTGACTGGATGAAGATCAACCAGAAAACGGCGGATGCCTCACAGCAGGTTCTGGAAACCCTGCTCACCGAACTGGCGGACACCTACCAGCGGCAGCCCTACCTGGCCGGCGACCATTTCTCCCGCGCCGACCTCACCGCCGGTGCCTTGCTCGCACCGCTGTTCCAGCCGCCGCAATACCCGGTGCCCTGGCCGAAACGGCACCGGCTGTTGCCGGACATGAGGAACACGCTCGACCAGTGGCAGGAACAGATCGAGCCACTGGCCCGCCTGTACCGGGAACACCGCCAGCGCTGA
- a CDS encoding sterol desaturase family protein: protein MVLMDMMQAVLEDSGLMALWQQVAPWLALDERQLIFVFATPVFIAVTLWEYLRIRHDPRLMDAREAVRNFALGAGYQVTELLFAGVIAFPVYALCYHYRLFDLELTWLTGFLTFLGVDFCFYWMHRASHRMRWFWAAHVVHHSSERMNFSTAMRQNATNIFNGMWIFYLPLALVGFNPVWIGVAYAFSLVYQFFIHTTLVGRLPGWIELVFNTPSHHRVHHGRNPGYIDRNYGGTLIVWDRLFGTFVDEDAKDPPDYGITRPVPSNNLLVLWTHEYVDLFRDMARPGGIGSRLGHLWHAPEWQRPDALRNSRQTRD, encoded by the coding sequence ATGGTTTTGATGGACATGATGCAGGCCGTGCTCGAAGACAGCGGCCTGATGGCACTCTGGCAGCAGGTTGCGCCCTGGCTGGCCCTGGATGAGCGCCAGCTGATTTTCGTGTTTGCCACGCCGGTCTTCATAGCCGTGACCCTGTGGGAATACCTCAGGATCCGCCACGATCCCCGGCTGATGGATGCCCGGGAAGCGGTCCGGAACTTTGCGCTCGGCGCCGGTTACCAGGTAACCGAACTGCTGTTTGCCGGCGTGATCGCCTTCCCGGTTTACGCCCTGTGCTACCACTACCGGCTGTTTGATCTCGAGCTCACCTGGCTCACCGGCTTCCTGACCTTCCTCGGCGTGGATTTCTGCTTCTACTGGATGCACCGGGCCAGCCACCGGATGCGCTGGTTCTGGGCTGCCCATGTGGTACACCACTCCTCCGAGCGAATGAACTTCTCCACCGCCATGCGCCAGAATGCCACCAACATCTTCAATGGCATGTGGATCTTCTACCTGCCCCTGGCCCTGGTCGGCTTCAATCCGGTCTGGATCGGTGTCGCCTATGCCTTTTCCCTGGTGTACCAGTTTTTCATCCACACCACTCTTGTGGGCCGGTTGCCCGGCTGGATCGAACTGGTGTTCAATACTCCCAGCCATCACCGGGTCCACCACGGCCGCAACCCCGGCTACATTGACCGCAATTATGGCGGCACCCTGATTGTCTGGGATCGGCTGTTCGGAACCTTCGTGGACGAGGACGCCAAGGATCCGCCCGACTATGGCATTACCCGGCCGGTGCCCTCGAACAACCTGCTGGTACTCTGGACCCACGAGTACGTGGACCTGTTCCGGGACATGGCGCGCCCCGGCGGCATCGGGTCACGGCTTGGCCATCTTTGGCATGCCCCGGAATGGCAACGGCCGGATGCCTTACGGAACTCCCGACAGACCCGGGACTGA
- the modA gene encoding molybdate ABC transporter substrate-binding protein, which translates to MAAAFDVYSRRHRTWRKFRTGLAGLILATLSVSTNAEMLTAAVAANFTGTMEKLIPLFEQNTGHQIRASYGSTGKLYAQIRQGAPFDVFLAADRERPELLEEQELGVAGSRFTYARGRLVLWSRSEDAFQDPEAYLAASAGPRLAIGNPRTAPYGVAAMEVVDALGLKDSIQRRLVRGDSIAQTFQFVATGNAEAGFVALAQLRAWDGESGANWVVPASLHQPIDQQAILLARSKFPEAARSWLEFLGSEEARAIIEKDGYDTGDTPEP; encoded by the coding sequence ATGGCTGCAGCTTTTGATGTGTATTCCCGCCGGCACCGTACCTGGCGGAAATTCCGTACCGGCCTGGCGGGGCTGATATTGGCAACCCTTTCCGTATCCACCAATGCCGAGATGCTGACCGCAGCGGTCGCCGCGAACTTCACCGGCACCATGGAGAAGCTGATCCCCCTGTTCGAGCAGAATACCGGGCACCAGATCCGGGCCAGCTATGGCTCAACGGGCAAACTCTATGCCCAGATTCGCCAGGGCGCCCCCTTCGACGTGTTTCTGGCAGCGGACCGGGAACGTCCGGAATTGCTGGAAGAACAGGAACTCGGGGTCGCGGGCAGCCGGTTTACTTACGCCCGTGGTCGACTGGTGCTCTGGAGCCGGTCCGAGGACGCCTTCCAGGACCCCGAGGCCTATCTCGCCGCCAGCGCAGGCCCCCGCCTGGCCATTGGCAACCCCCGCACGGCACCCTATGGCGTCGCCGCCATGGAAGTGGTCGACGCCCTGGGTCTGAAAGACTCGATCCAGCGGCGCCTGGTCCGCGGTGATTCCATTGCCCAGACCTTCCAGTTCGTGGCCACCGGCAATGCCGAGGCGGGCTTTGTCGCCCTGGCCCAGCTTCGGGCCTGGGACGGCGAGAGCGGTGCCAACTGGGTGGTCCCGGCCTCGCTGCACCAGCCCATCGACCAGCAGGCCATCCTGCTGGCCCGCAGCAAGTTCCCGGAAGCCGCCAGGTCCTGGCTGGAATTTCTCGGTAGCGAAGAAGCGCGGGCAATCATCGAAAAAGACGGCTACGATACCGGTGACACGCCGGAGCCCTGA
- the modB gene encoding molybdate ABC transporter permease subunit has product MGPEWQAVWLTLKLAGITTLLLLIIGTPLAWWLARSQHWSRQPVSALIALPLVLPPTVLGFYLLIVMGPDGLVGQLTEQLGLGLLPFTFEGLVVASIIYSLPFTVQPLQNSFMTIDQRLLEVAATLRASPRDRFFTVVLPLARPGFLSAAVLTFAHTVGEFGVVLMIGGNIPGETKVLSVAIYDHVEALDYGAAHWLAAGMLAFSFIVLLSLYSLNGRLQPGVMK; this is encoded by the coding sequence ATGGGCCCGGAATGGCAGGCCGTCTGGCTGACACTGAAACTGGCAGGCATCACCACACTACTGTTACTGATCATTGGCACCCCGCTGGCCTGGTGGCTGGCCCGCAGCCAGCACTGGTCGCGGCAACCGGTATCCGCCCTCATCGCCCTGCCCCTGGTACTGCCGCCCACCGTGCTGGGCTTTTACCTGCTTATTGTGATGGGCCCGGATGGCCTGGTGGGCCAACTGACCGAACAGCTTGGACTCGGCCTGCTGCCGTTTACCTTCGAGGGCCTGGTGGTTGCCTCGATCATCTACTCCCTGCCGTTCACCGTGCAACCGCTGCAGAACAGCTTCATGACCATTGACCAGCGCTTGCTGGAAGTGGCCGCCACGCTCCGGGCGTCGCCACGGGACCGTTTCTTCACTGTGGTCCTGCCGCTGGCGCGCCCGGGCTTCCTGAGCGCCGCGGTGCTGACCTTTGCCCATACCGTGGGTGAATTCGGCGTGGTGCTGATGATCGGGGGCAACATTCCGGGTGAAACCAAGGTGTTGTCAGTGGCCATCTATGATCATGTCGAGGCCCTGGATTACGGTGCGGCACACTGGCTGGCCGCCGGCATGCTGGCGTTTTCCTTTATCGTCCTGTTGAGCCTGTACAGCCTCAACGGTCGACTTCAGCCCGGGGTGATGAAATGA